The Nomia melanderi isolate GNS246 chromosome 13, iyNomMela1, whole genome shotgun sequence sequence agaaaaagtaaacaaaatgaATGGCAATGCGAAAATTGCTTATTCATTGAAAACAATGGACAAGGAAAGAATTTTGAGCGCACCAATTGTGTGTATGGGTCCTTACTCGCTGCTTCAACACAATCGTTTcgataataaaacaatgaaatatatttctacgTTTCTCTCATCGACGCTCTCGTTGAGTATCGCAGCTGTAAACGCACCCTAAGGTCAGGATTACACGAGCGTTTAATAAGATTGacatgtaatctttataaaaatggtaacaataaatgtaattcggtttctttcaatattcattataatatttacgtgAAATTACTTAGTTTTGAAGTCATTTAGgatatttaattacatatcaATAACAGTGAAAAAAGAGAACTAAAACTAGTCACTTTTgtgaatgaaactttcaaaatcaatatataactatactttTGTAGAGTGCATAACTCGAATTATAATATCAAGTACCGTCAGTTGTTGGAAACCtgacactcgtgacgtcataggggcggatacAGTCGCTCTGAAAGCTCCAATCACGTGTCCAGAAACGGATCCCCCACTCTGTGCATGAGCGCCTCAGCCAATCATATACCAGAATCGAACATTCGTGTAGGCAAGGAGTGCGCCtttgaatctgaccactcaAACGAGAGTGCCAGGATCGTTGCAACGGACGGTAAATACTAACCCAGACTTAACTCAGACGATTGACAAGCGATACtttcagttaggaaacaaaggtAGTCCATATAATACATACTTAAATACCAAAACGACGTATAACGCATCGttcaatactaaaactaccgagcaatcaaattgcctttttgaaattcctttatagaaactccaagagtgcatctatcgaggcttcagttgatttacaattcagtttgcgtattggtaaatcgatttctttaatcatttctcagaggaacatctgtaatctttttaataattggaaacagaagacatcaggaatgggtcattctgaatcgtctggtagttttagtgttaaacgctcATGTAGTTCTGACCTAACGCGTCTCTTCGTTGATCTCGCCGGAAGTCAGACCGACGAACGGGACGACGCAATTCTCGCGGGCGACAATCCGTTGCTGGCCGACGGAGTGTCCCCGTGGCATCAAGGAAAACTGCTACGTAAAATTCCTGATAAAAGTCTCGTAGAAGATCACTGGAACTCTCGACCGAACTCGTTGACATGGAACGGAAACAGATCCCCGTTCCGTcgcgcgatcgatcgttcgacgaATGGATTCAATCGCGACTATTCGGCGAACGCGTTCGTCGCCGTAAAACTATCGTAAAGTCAAACCGATTCGCCTAATGCAACAGAAACTGAAACGTTAAGACTCGCCGCTGCGATGGCTGGTGACTGAACTGTCACGTAAAGGCCAATTTACTGTGACGTGAACTGAACAAAAACGTGTTTTACCTTGTCGGAGGATTTTTTAGACGGAGAATTGAGTAGAGAGTTCTTTAAATCTTGTGGAGACTGTCGGTTTTGTGGTTTGCAATGTGGGTATTcgttattactataataatgtaatgtGTAATAAAGAATGATGGAATTACAGAATTTTGTTACTGGTAAAATACGATGAAAATAAGTCATTCTATCGAAAATTAATGAGAGTGTTAAGAAAGGAATCTataatagaaaatggtaatttttGTTCAacctgaatttttataaattagtttATGAACATTCTTACGTGATTAAACTGGATCCCAAATTTTGTCTTTGCTTCGGAGACTTTCTTCTTTTCTGGTGTTTCCTACTATTCCTGTCTTTCAAACGTTTAACCAACGATGCGAACCATCACAAAACGTTGAACGTAGAAACGAGGTGTTAAGGGAGTCGTAAAAACGCGAAATTGCAGGAATACATTGAGTGTAAGTCTGCAGTCTACAGAAAACTAAAAGGAACATTTCCTCTCTGTTCATTCGTCATTAAACTAAggtctttacataaaaattaccatttttaatGACTGTTCCATAAAATTCAGAATAAAGGATCAGTTACTCTAACCAAGTAAGGTTACttcagaattaaaataaaattaaaatactctTGCTCCTCgcaaatacaaatatatgttTCCATTTTACAAAACCAGTATCAAATCTAGGGCAGCATGCAATCTCATTGCACATTACCAGTAACGATTAAAATGTACcgttaattcgattaaaaattacTCTTTACAACCGTTGATTACTAGCACACTTCGAACCATTGCGATTAAAGCGAGTCCTAATTAACGATTCTAAGAAGAATCTCGCAATCGTCCCAacagtaacattttaatcatcgtTCTCAACATATAATCAAACATTATTGCCCAACACCGTAATGTACGCGCGGATATCTTTAGTTCGCTTGCTCTTTTAATCGCCAGCTATCAACCGCGAAACGGGGTCGTTCTATGTCGAAGGGTCGATCGCGAGACTAGCTCGAAAGTATGCTTGTATAATTGTCCCTACGATTCGATCGGAGAAGTCGAGCTCTAAAAAAGTCACGCACGCGTGTACATATTAGACGGAGATGAGAAGTTGGCCGACTACTTGCAAGCAAGGCTAACGTAACAGCAAAAGGAATTGTCATCTTGCTCTACTTAATCACCTTCAAGGAGACTTGCAGTCAAGAGTCGAATGAAactgttaatttttgtaaatgaaagttGTTTATCGAACGTTGACATTACTTCTTCTCTTTTCCATTGACTTtgtatgtttaattttattataacatttcacTTTTAAGGATCATTTTATATTCGAGTAGCAGAACAACtatattcttttctgttttgaaGGAAATCAATGTTTCTTATTTACATAGAAATGCGTGGAATAGAAGTAACAGTCAATGCACTGCATTGTGTGAAAGATTTCTCTAAACAGAAAAAGATAGTGATAAAATGATAATCGTTTTACAAGTAATTAAGAACCTTAACAGTTTCATTCgacgcctgcagataatacgtAGTAGTAGGACTTCCACATCCATGGTATATtgagaacaatattaaaaatttattaaacatattaaaaccACAAATCTGGAATCTTTTACTGTATCATTCTCTGTTAttacatctcacttcatcgcatttcgTTTCGCTTGTGTTCCTTGGAACATGATTCAACCAATAATAACATGTCGAAACAAAAGTGTTAGTATTATACCTTCAATAGGACCTCATTAATTGCAAAAAACGGAACTAAAGATGCAAAAATCGAAGCTCACACAACAAAAAACGTAACCAATGGTACAATCTGTTCTTCTTTTCCACGATCTATCACTATCATCAAAAGTCTTAAAACTCATAGTAGAAGTTGTcataatacaataaacaaataatatactAACGAACGAGGTTCTACCGTACTTGATCAAGCACCTCAAGTGAACAATTCACCTTGCCCTATTTTAGCCTGTAAGTAGTCAACCAACAGTCCATCTCTGTATAAAGGTCGATTTACATTGTCCGTATTAACGCCAACAGCAATTATTACTGCACAGTTTTGTTCAGACAAGAAAACTTAGCGTTATATTACCCATTCAAACACAGATCAGCATTCAAAACATCTCCGAAACGCGTCCTACCCGATCCGTTACTGAATACAAACATTCGTGCCTAACTTCTTGCAAGAATCCTTTATCCGAACAGAACTATATCAGGACAAGAAAAATCAACCTTAACATCTTGCTGACCGGTGAATTTGTTTACAAGAACATCTTATGTCTCTTGTAGACATCTACATCGTTTTCAGATATAAATTAACGTGAGTGCAAATCCAAAGAAAGTCATCAACAACTCGATCTGATAAgcacgagtatactcgtaacCGATCAACAAGGTGTTAATAAGCACGCAGATATGCGTGGCAGCTAACAACCGACGAGAATCCAGCCCCTTCAGCTCCGTTCCGCAACCGACATGTCGAAATCAGAGCGAAAGCGGGCGCTTATCGCCGGCCGGCTGGCCCGGTACATAATCATGGTTTCTGAACTAGCTCGTGACAGGAGTCCGCACCCTCCTGTAGCGTAAAAGGTCGTTATTGTCGCCAGTGACCGCGTTAATTCGTCGCACGTGCAATCAGTTGAGTATAATCCGAGACAAAACGGCAAGTCGGTCACTTCCGCCTTTCTCCGGGGAACGTTGGGCTGTGATAGGGGATGTGACGGGACACTGGGAGTGGATGACAGGACGAAGGGAGCCGGATAGCAACGCTGATAACGCGGCAAAGACGAAAGCGCGGGAATCGTTTAAACGTGTCTTAGAGGATCGGTTTCTGGGTACTTAGCGTTGTCGATCAGAAACCCCCTAAGACGACACAGGGTCTTTAGCCGTGTCCTTTGTGTGCTGCCACGTGATCGGATTAGCGGGACCGTTCGACAAATGACACGGTAGAGCTAGAAATGCGAGGATGGGCAAGCCTCTTCTCTGTCCAATCAGATTTCTTCCAACGGGACATTTCATCAGCAGCTTAGAGTAGCCACTTGGATAGGACTGGTTCCTAGCGCACTGTTCTCTCCGGTGTTCTtattacatacatgtatatatgtatatatgtataagattattactattattattattattattattattattattattattattattattattattattattattattattattattattattattcttgatAAGAATTGTTATATAGGCGtacgtaatatatattatatgtatggCACCTTAAGAAATCCCAAAAAATACTAGACCGTCTAACGTtccaataagaaaatatatattgtgtATGTTGGAGCCGACCGTGCTAAGATAAGTACAAGTAGAGATACCTATTTAATCTGTTTCATTCGTGTGTGCGGGGGTAATGTTTAATCGAAGTTCGATCGCCGGTTTCTGTGCCCTGCGCACTGCTCGCTTATCCATCTCTGCGtgccactctctctctctcctctctctctctctcctctctctctctctcctctctctctcactcctttctctctcctctctctcctttctctctctctctctctctccttctttctgTAATCCCTATTCCTacgttccctctctctcttttgctCCGATAACCTCCGACAAGCTCGTAACTCACCGCACGCCGATGGAGTGTGGAAGGTAACGGTTTAGGTGTTATGCAATTACTGTCACTTAAATCGTGTAGCGTGCAGCCCACGGATTGGCGCACCGTGTTACGTAATCTACGAGAACCGAAATCGCGATCGGCTCAAGATCGTTACGGGTCCGAGTGATCGCTAGACAGTAGATCCTTGCGCGAAATCGAGATTCCACGAAGTGGatttaaccctgtgcactcctTCGCCGAATATGACTCGATGTTAGCTTTGTTCGTAGATAACACTATGTCCAATCACATTTAACTTATTTTAAACAGTATTTTCcctattttaaactaatttatttgTGACGAAGAATTTTTACGTTACTTCTTATCAACAGATCATCCGAAATGTTTATTCACATAATATCGTGTTcgtgtttgaaaatttggaggTTACAGAAATAAGGGCAAAGTAGAAATCGATTTCCTTTTTCAAAAACTCTAAGTTTAAAATAACATCAATagtgttttccaatttttataaacatatctCTACTTCGTATTCTGTTACACTAGTTTGGATTCGTCGTAAACGCATTTACACAAACGCATCGCATTTTTCTGGCAATTCACGTAAATGCGTTTACACGACTAAATCAATACACAATAAATCGTGTCTACTTAACATTCTTCAGAATTGCATAAAATCTACTGTCTAATTACCTACTCGCTAGATCCAGTGATCTAGTGGATCTTTCTCGACTCATCAACGATCTACCTCGGAATCACCGGGTGTCGCACGGCCATCCACTCGGGATCAATCATACTCGCGGCAGTTTGGGCGCGTATCGCGCGCAGCTAATTGTGTCTCGTGGCAGTGTGCGCGTGTGTACCGTCGAGAGACAACAAGATGCTCGAAGTTCCCGCCGTGGCGACGCGTTCGACCGTTCCCCCACCCATAATCGCGTCATACGTTCTCCATTCTATCCCTAAACGCACTATTGCACCCACCCCAAACCCGAATCCGAGTCTCGGACCCCTCAACTCGCCGCTGTCACGCATCACCGATCGCAAACTGGCAAACTCAGTCCCTTCGTTCGTGGGTTCCTTACAAATCTAGAAAGGTGATCgtgaaaaaaaagggaagaagctTCCGAGAGTGGCCAGGCGCGCTCCGGAGCTGCTTCCGTTCAATCAGCAAGCCTCGCGAGACGTCCGGATATGTCGAGAGCAATATCCGTGACACCGGCGCGCTGAGAGCCGAAAATCCTTCATTCCCCTCTTGTCGTTCCCTAAAAAACCTGTCCTCACcccttcctctctttttctcttccctcctttttttgtcattttttgtTCATTGGTTGCTTAACAAAATACACTTTACGCGTTGAATATACAAAACGACGGATCCGTGAAACGTTGTTTCCGCATCATCGACAACAAGGATCGCCACGTCGCATCACGTACGATCGCGGTGGAAAAAGATTTGCCGGTTGGTTGGATATTTTTTgcttttctttcttgttttttttttgtttgttgttgCTGCTATTTAATCCCATCCCGTTTCTAACACGCTCGAGCTCGGCGAATCATCCAATCCGAGTCGACAATCGGTTCAGCGTGTACCCATGGACCTCGGACCGGCTCACGTGAAACCCCGTTCTGGGCAGCCAGCCACGGGATTCAGCGGAATATCAAATGGTCATCACCCAAAGACGGATCGGTTGACTTAGACACCGGTGTGGTTGAATATGTAGGACACGTTGCTGTCTTGGTGGACGGGCGGCCCGTGGCAGGTCCGCCTCGTCGACGAGTTGTTGTTGTTCACGTAGTAGGAGGACTTCCTCATGCTGGTCGAAGAGGACATGATGGCGACCGTCTCGTAGTACCTGATCTTGCCGCAGCAGCGCCCACTCTTCATTATCGCGACGAAGCCTCGTCGATATTTCTTGTTGAAGAACGCGTAGAGGATCGGATTAATGCAGGAGTTACTGGCGCCTAGCCATTGGGCAATCGGCGTGGCGATCGGTAGGATCTCGTCCTCGCGTTCCGCCACGTCGTTGCCCAGCTTGATCACCGTGAAGATCACGTACAACGGTAGCCAGGAGAGGACGAACAGTATCACCACCACGACCAACATCTTGACTACCTTGACTTTAGACTTCTGCTGCATGCGTTCCATCTGCGCGTCCTTCGTGTCTGTTGGAATATTACGTCGCCAGACCTTGATCCAGATCAGTATGTAGCAGAGGGAGATGAGGATCGTCGGGAGAACGTAGCAAAGGGTCAGGTTGCCGATTAGGAAGAATAGGGTACCGTCTTCTGGGCGAGGCCAGACTTCCAGGCACAGTCTTAGGTCTGGGTCATCGTCGTAGATCGCGACCAGGTCGAAGAATAGCAGCCACGGGCAGGTTGTTGTCAACGCGATGAACCAGATCACGACTATCATCAGTCTGGCTCGTTTCTTCGTGATTTGACACTTCAGCGGCCACCAGATCGCTAGGAACCTAAAAACAGGATTGGCATTAGTAATGGAGTAGTGTTTGAGCATGTTTTTTTGGAGATCGAGAGACATTTTTTGCTGAAATTAATTGGAAGCTTGGTactcatatttttcattattaattctGTTGCGGTAgttagtttatttatatattttagacgATATTAGATTTAGGAAATCTAATAGAGATAGAGGAACTCGTATGATAGTAACAATTTCtttgtgacattttttaaaatatggaaataactttgaaaagtGTCTCAGGAAATTAACAGAGCTATTTAGAAATTCTTGCTTTCCATTCTTTAACGGTCCTCAATTTTTGCATGAGCTTGAAATGTTAAAGCAATTAATCACATTCATTAGTATCGATTTCTTCATATTTGTCTGAAACTAAAAAGTACTCCTGAAAAACTAAGACTGTGAGTAAATTGAAGATCACATAAGCTTGACGATGAATAAAAAACTGGTAATAATTTCGATAATACAAATAGCTGAGTAAACAATAACGTGTTGCTAAATAGATTACCGATAGCAACTGGGATAAAGTGGTGGGGGGTGAGGGATGGAGAGagcgggagggggggggggagagaacgATAAAATTCGAACAATCCCTCCCAGGGTAGTTAATTAAGTTGGCGTTGGTTGATCGATGGTTCACATTGGgcttttttcattattctctCAAGGTTCGAGAATTCCAGGAACGTTATTAAATCCAGTTACGACAAATTGCGTTTAAATTTCTTTCGCATTTCGTCCGGTTTGATCTCAAATCACTGGTTCGGGAAAAACACTGTGTGCTTGCATCGACGTGAATATCAAGAACTCAGAGAGTAACTTAAAATACTTGCTCAGAAGGCAATTTAGATTAATCTACAGATATACAAAAGAGAAATGGCTTTTACAATCCGCTTACTGTACACTTATTCAGCATAATTGttatgcaaaatataatttagaataaCAAGAaactcaaatgaaaatgttttttgtTGTAGAACCTATTATTATTGACACTGCTACCAGACATGATCCTGCTTATTTAACTTCTTAACTTTCCAAAAGTCGTTATTCAGGTTACACAGGTTGTTTTTCAGGTGACACACTAATCATGGCGTGTATACATAGCCATTACCCGCAAGTGATAGTGATTTGTCAGGCaccaaacaaataaaaaacataaaatactattttttcaTCTGAGAAAATGCatagatacaaaaatatatcttATTTCAGATATAATAATACCATTTCCATTGCGACTGGTCGTTActcaataatttgaataatgttaAGCATCTGAAACGTTGACATCGGTACATCATACTATGAATTTTACTCTAATAACATTTATGAGAAGTAAATACTGAAATAATCTGAAGGAGCAGCAAATGCATATGGAAACAagacattaatttttcaaaatgtccAAAGGATTTCACAATATTACCAGAACACTAATTAATTCCGTATGCgcacaatttaattaaattttactactttttattttgtaaaattaatttatgcaCATAATTAcgcagattcattcgactgttatatttttcatttcgtgaaattaaattacatatttaatggaattaatatgaaacatatatgttttatattattaaatatatacatgtttaacgaaattaatatgaaataattctcGCTTTGTGAGATTAATTCACGTACCTATACAGTCCCATTAAATTTCCCTACTTTCTCGTCATATTAATCGCTTTGGCAAACAAATGCACACATTGTTTCCCTCGATACCATGACAAAAGCGTGAAACGATTAAAAACTTGGCGTCGGTTGTCAGACCGCATCACCATCACGTAACAGACAGTAATGCGCCGAACAATATTGCTTATCGCATATGAATACTAAGAGCGATTTTACGATCCAGGAATAAAGGCACGAGTTATAGGTAAACACCTACGCGGCGACGGGACCGTGCGATACAAAACGTAACCGTTTCTTTCCATGCCTTCATTATGTAAACTATATGTATTCTATCTGCGATTTCGAAAGAGACTCGGTCCCGTTCCGCATCGATGGACACAGGAGCCGCGGTACGGAGCGAAATATCCTTAGCGCGACGTAATGGCGGCTCGGCATTCCCGTATCACGGTTGTAAAGGCGAGCGAGCCGGTTGGCGCAAGTATTTGCCCCGATAAGGTGTTTTATCGCAACGAATTTCTTAACTCCctaccctatgatttattttttaactaagaTCGATACGActgctttgccattaataatttattgataaaacagacaaattttaggtatattttACGCCTATGTTtgctgtaaagaataataagcTGAAAGCACCAACTGCTGACCACTTAAAAATGTTCTGCTTGAATAATAGTAAATTGGTTCTTTATTGAATAGAGAGAATCCATGTGCGAAAATGCGGTTTGAACTTCTTACGAGATATAATAAAGCagactttttttaaataatcacattatccaaattttatagacatttttgaaaattcaatatttgcgTCAGAAGTTGACCATCCTCTAAAATGAGAACACTAGTAACTGGCCATATGTTAATTGCTAGTTGACCATTTACAGTAAAACCAAGAACACTAAagattacttttatatcgtttatttaCAACGAATAtgagaaattacaagtaaaaggacaaatacaaatgaaaataaattaagtcTGCATTGGAAATTAGGAACATACAGCCAACgtcaatgaaattaattgttagttttcaaaacaaaaaatttGATTCAGGCAAAAGTGTTTCGAAGTTGGGTCGGTAGATGCTGTAGCATATCTATCGCGCTTTTattgaaagattattacttttaaagaCCCGATTCTTTACGtattcctgaaaaatggtcaactactgattACAACGTCAATTACTGGTGTCTTTACCGTAAATGATAACAGAGaaacagtatttaatttgaatacacAATCATTGActaatatttatctttgttaaattctgttttaaatcTTCATCGTGAGTTTGACATGTTACTATAAAGCAAGGCGTTAAGGGAGTTTAACTACTTGCGGTGGCAACGAATTCAAATAATTGGCaggatctcgcgcgaagaattttgtcttcacATATTATGTATAGAtatgtacattaattttatttattaataattttgtgcaaaatagtagatttcaaaacaatctggaatatgtaattcaataaGACTATTAACGTGTATAATatgtcattggcaattttggaacaaagaCATCACGACGTAGCATGTCTTTCCAGCGAAAGTGGTTAAGGAGCAATCAATGGAACTTGCTTCTAAAGAACTAGAAGTTACATCtttctttaaagaaatttattctatagaactaagaatatattgtatatagtCGAACTTCCTTCTGTTATAAACGTATTTTTGAACCTAACTTAGATGTTGTTTGTTGACAAATAGTACAACATCATAGAGAGAAAACTGACAATTCTATTAGAAACAGGAATAAGGAACTATATCACAGTgcactttattttcttttgtgaat is a genomic window containing:
- the SIFR gene encoding SIFamide receptor, whose translation is MVETTSIQRFTIKFPMLQPPSPLLEMASLRLPDSEEFDVDPRRRSNNGNVPPTTVAAVPPVTGTTLLQMRNDFGSYLNSLIAEAITTNPRSTMEEHGGLLNASKTVNLSNAEQIPDRLYRHSMAMSAVYCVAYVLVFVVGLIGNSFVIAVVYRSPRMRTVTNFFIVNLAVADVLVIVFCLPATLMSNIFVPWFLGWFMCKAVAYIQGVSVAASVYSLVAVSLDRFLAIWWPLKCQITKKRARLMIVVIWFIALTTTCPWLLFFDLVAIYDDDPDLRLCLEVWPRPEDGTLFFLIGNLTLCYVLPTILISLCYILIWIKVWRRNIPTDTKDAQMERMQQKSKVKVVKMLVVVVILFVLSWLPLYVIFTVIKLGNDVAEREDEILPIATPIAQWLGASNSCINPILYAFFNKKYRRGFVAIMKSGRCCGKIRYYETVAIMSSSTSMRKSSYYVNNNNSSTRRTCHGPPVHQDSNVSYIFNHTGV